GGCCTCGACGAGAAGATGGTCTCCTCGAACGTCCGGGTGTGGCGCCGCTTCCGCAAGCACAAGATGGCCATGGCCGCCGGCGCCTTGCTGATCGTCATGTACCTGGTGATGCTCCTCGCGAGCTTCATCGCCCCGTACACCGACGCCACCGAGCACCGCACCCTCTCGCTGGCTCCGCCCACCCCCATCCACGTCGTGCACGAGGGCAAGTTCATCGGGCCCTTCGTCTACAACGCGGTTCGCCACTTCGATCCCGAGACCAAGCTCATGAGCTACCGGGAGGATCGCAGCAAGCCCTACCGCTTCCAGCTCTTCGCGAAGGGCGACAAGCACAAGCTGCTCTGGGCTATCCCGACCGAGCGTCACCTGTTCGGTGTCGAGACGCCGGGCAACGTCTTCCTCTTCGGCACGGACCAGATGGGGCGCGACCTGTTGAGCCGCATCCTTTACGGGTCGCGGGTGTCGTTGACCGTCGGCATCATCGCCATGGCGATCTACATCCCCATCGGTCTGACGGTGGGCGGCGTCGCGGGCTACTTCGGCGGCTGGGTGGACAACGTCCTGATGCGCATCGTCGAGGCCCTGATGGCCTTCCCCTCGTTCTACCTGCTCTTGGCCCTGTTCGCGGCGACCCAGAAGTGGGAGATCACCTCGATCCAGCGCTACATCGTCATCACGGCAATCTTGAGTTTGCTCGCATGGACGGGCCTGGCCCGCGTCATCCGGGGCATGGTGCTCTCGATCAAGCAGAACGAGTACATCGAGGCCTCGCGGGCCGCGGGCGCCGGCAGCTGGTGGATCATCACCAAGCACGTCCTGCCGCAGACCTCGACCTGGGTCATCATCAGCGCCTCGCTGTCGGTCCCGAGCTTCATCCTGAGCGAGTCGGCGCTGTCCATGCTGGGCGTGGGCGTGCAGGAGCCCGCGGCGAGCTGGGGCAACATGCTTAACCAGGCGCTCGACATCCCGAGCCTGACCCTCTACCCCTGGCTGACGTTGCCCGGCTTCTTCATCACGATCGCGATCGTGGCCTTCAACTTCCTGGGCGACGGCCTGCGCGACGCGTTCGATACCAAGCGCCGAGTCTAATCCCGAGCGCCGAGTCCAAGCGACCCAAGTTCTTCGGCGCTTCCCCTCTCGATAACCCCTCCTCGCCTCCTTAGCATGGGAGACCGGGGAGGGGTTGCGTCATGAAGGCACGTTCATGCTCCGGTTTGCTCGGCATGGCGGTGGGGGTGGTGGCGCTCGGCGGCTGCTCCGAGCCCGAGCCGACGACCTACGTCTTCCGCCAGGCTCCGCCGATCCTTTCGACGGGCACGAGCCAGGCCACGACGAGCGTCGGGGTGCTGACGGGCAAGATCTACCTCGCCGACAGCGAGGACATCGACCCCGCCACGGGCCTGCCCAAGGGGTATCGGCTCCTTGATGGCGAGGCCAAGGTGTCGGTGAGGGTGACGACCACCCGCAGGACGCTGACAGGGACCGTGAGCGAGGGCGGCTACCGGGTGTCGGGGGTGCCCGTGGGGGTGCCGCTCGAGGTGACGGCGGGCCGTACCGGGGCGGTCTCGAAGACCCAGGCCTACACCATGCCGCCGAGCGGCCAGGGTCGCCTGAGCTTCGCCTACGTGGGGGGATCGGGGGACAGCTACCTGGTCGGACCGCCGGCCTACGCGGTGCCGACGGTCAAGAGCGGTAAGTAGGCCGGGTCCGTCTCTAAGCAGGTCGGTGTGAAACTAACCGTCCGCTTGATTCCCCGCCCCCCGGTGGGGCGGGGCTAGGGTGAACGTCTAACGAAACTGTTTCATCAAGCCGCTTACAGCGGCCACCACAACACATGCCTGGTCTTGTTAGATGCGAGGGGTGGGGGGATATGATCAGGTCCCTCACGAAGGCATGAGGAACTTGATCATATCCCCCCACCCCCGACCCCGCCCCACCGGGGGGCGGGGAGGACGCAGGCAGACATTTTGATTCAGGCAATACGTGCTTAGGGCTTGGCGGTGCCCAGCGAGTCCAGCATCTCCGAGATGCGCTGCTTGGTCCCGGCGTCGGTGGCGAGCAGCTGCGCCTTGGTCCACTCGACGCGGGCCGCGTCGTTCTTGCCCTCGGAGCTCAGGACGACCCCCAGGTTGAGGTGGGCCTGCAGGTGGTCGGGGTACTTCGCGATGACGGCCTCGAAGGCCTGCTTGGCATCGGCGGAGCGGTCCATGTGGAAGAGAGAGGTGCCGTAATCGACCCGCACGTTGGCGTCGTCCGGCTGGATCGCAAGCGAGCGGGAGTAGGCGTCGGCGGCCTCGGGATAGCGCTTGAGGTCGTAGTAGGTGTTGCCCAGCAGCGTCAGGATCGCGGCGTCCTTGGGGTTGGCCTTGGCGGCGGCCTCGAGCTGGGGCAGGGCCTGGGTCGAGGCGTCCTGGGGCTGCGGGCCGTGGTCGAAGATGCTCAGCAGCGGCACGAGCGAGCTGATCAGGACGGCTGCGGCGAGGATGCCGATGCCGATGCGCACCACCCAGTTGCGCTTCCTGGCGGGGATCTCCTCGTTGAGCTGGGGGGCGCGCCGAACGACCTTCTGTTTCAAAACCGTGATTCCCTGATTCCTTGATGATGAGCGGTTCCGGGCCCATTCTACACGCCCTTGCGCCGTTCCGCCATGGCTTCTTGTTCAAGAAGCAAGCTTTCCCTTAACATGACGATAACCTATCAACAATCCCCCCCCACGGAGGTGCAAGTGCTCGCCAATCCCCAGCGCTCGAAGCGTATCGCCCCTCTCAGGACCGCGCTGCTGCGCGGCATGCTGGCCGTGCTTGGGCTGAGCGCGCTGACGGGCCTCGTGGGCTGCGCAGGGGGACCCGTGGGGGCGCCGAGCGCGCGCGGGGCCGCCTCGTTCGGGATCCTGGGCGCGATCCCCTACCACCGGATCGATCCGGTGCCGCTCCATGCGCCCCGCTTCCCGGCCTGGGTCGTCGCTCACCGCGGCTTCTCGAGCCGGTTTCCTGAGAACACCGTCGCGTCGTTCCGAGCGGCGGCCGAGTTCGGCGCGGACATGGTGGAGCTCGACGTGCAGCTGACCAAGGATCGCCAGCTGGTGGTGATGCACGACGCCAAGGTCGATCGCACCACCAGCGGCAAGGGCGAGGTCAAGGACCTGAAATTCGCGCAGATCCGGGCCCTGGACGCGGGCGGCAAGTTCAAGCCCGAGTTCGCCGGCCTGCAGGTGCCGACCCTCGAGGAGTCGCTGGACGCGGTGCGGGGCAAGGCCATGCTCAACATCGAGGTGAAGGGCTGCAAGGACGCCGAGGACCGCGCCTTCATGGCCAGCGAGATCAACCGCCTGGTCGAGCAGCGGGCCTACCTCGACCACGTGCAGGTGATGTCCTTCGACAGCGCCTTCATGCAGGAGATGCGCCGGCAGAATCCCCGCATGAGCCTCGCCCTGCTGGGCCTGGTGGACCCGCTCGACTCGCGCCTGTCCCGGGCCGTGAAGCTCAAGATGGACGGCCTGAACCTGATGCTCGCCATGCTCGACTCGGGCGACGTCGATGAGATCCAGAAGGCCGGCCTCAGGGTCAACGTCTGGACGGTCAACAAGCAGAAGACCATGCGCAAGGCCCTGGGGCGCGGGGTGAACGGCCTCATCACCAACTACCCGGACGTGGCCGCCGCCGCCATGGACGCCCACTTCAACGGCAAGCCCATGCGCCTGATGCAGGACGGCGAGGACCAGACCGAGTCGTAACCTGCCAGGCTTGATTCCCCGCCTTCGCCACAAGGAACTTGATTTTATCCCCCCACCCCCGACCCCGCCCCACCGAGGGGCGGGGAGGATTCAAGGGGGTCAGGTCGGCCGCTCCTTTTTCATGCTCGCCTGATACGTCACGACCACCTCGCCATGCGCCGGGATCGTCGGGGTGAACCTTGCCTGGGTGCTCGAGAGCTTCTCGAAGGGAATCGAGCTGCTGGTGATGGTCCAGTCGCCGCTCATCTGCTCGATGAGCTCGACGGTGACCGGCGCGTCCTGTTCGTTGCGAAGGGTGATCCGGTAGGAGGTCTCCTGGGTGGTGTCGGTCGTGCGGTAATCGGTCTGCACGCGCTTGGAAGTGACGTCGAAGGCCTCCCCCAGGTCCAGGATGAGGTCCTGCTCGGTCGGGGTGTCGGGGATGCGCGGCTCGCCCGCGATCGCGAGCCTGTCCTGGGCGTCCGGGGTGTAGACGGCGACCTTGCCGCGGGGGATGGGCATGCCGAGCCCCGAGGCGGCCGTGTTCTTGATCGTCAGCCTGATGCGGGCCTTCTGGGGCAGCTCCGGCTCGGTGATCCGGTAGAAGGCCACGTGGCTCTCCACCCGGAACTTCCGTGAAATCGTCACCTGGTCCCGCTCCGCGAGCCTGAGGCGCTCCTCGGCGCCGCGCGAAAGGTTCAGCGGCTCGCTCAGCACGTACTGGTAGCGCGCGGCGTAGGGCTCGGCCACGACCCCCTGGCTCACCTCGGCGTAGGCCCGGCCGCCTCCGGCCATCAGGGGCATGGGGGCGAAGTGCTCTTTGCGGGTGACGTCCCCCGCCACCAGGGTCACCCGGGCGTCCCGGTAGGCGGCGTCCGAGCGGTTGGTGATGGCCGCCCAGTGCGTCCAGGCCCCACGGGTCTGGAGCCGGTCGGTGACGAGGGTGTACTCGCTCTGCCAGCCCAGCTGGTTGGCGACGTACGAGGCGGTGGCCACGCCGCTCCAGGCGCTTGCGAGCGAGGCGATCCACTCCATGGTGGGGTCGGTCGCGAGGTCCGCGCGAGGGGGCAGGGCGACCTTGCCGGGCGGCTCGGGGTAGATCGTGTCGCCGATCTTGTAGACCGGCCCCGAGTCGGTCATCAGGAGGGTGGCCTGCAAGGAGCCCGTGCCCTCCTTCGGGATGATCTCGACGAGGCTGCCGTGGTACTGATCCAGCAGCTTGTCGCGCGTCTTGAGGTCGTACCGGAAGCGCCGCGCGTCCACCCGGGCCGGCACCTGGAGGTAGGCGTTGCGGCCGTCGGTCTGGCCGGGGACCCCGGGGAAGCGGATGATCTGGTCGCCCGCCGCCAGCCTGACGGACCGCGCGTCGGTGACCAGCGCCCACTGGTCGCCGTACAGGGTGAGCGAAAGGGTGGCCGAGGCGTGGGGAGCCTGCTGCACGGGCAGGCCCCCCCAGTTCAGGGCGGCGACCTCCCACGGCGCTCCCGGACCCTTGCAGCCAAAGAGGATGCTCAGGCTCGCGGCGACGCCGATTGCCGCGCCGAACGTCCGGTTCTTCACGGACCGCCTCCTTTTGCTCTTCGTGGACGAGCCCTGTTCTAGCCCGAAGCCGGGCCCCGGTAAACGGATGCTCTTTCGCCCCTGCGGTGCGCGAAGCCCGTTTCGGCGCCCCTCCGGCGGCCGCATGGAGAAAGCCCTTGGGCGTCGTGCTGGTGCTATAGTGGAAGGGCGGCATGGCGCTCGGCGCCTGGGATGCGGCCGCAACCGAGCGATGAAAGCCGATGCCCATGTGGAGTACCGCTCTGCTCTTCGCCCTGATGATCGCTGCAGGCTACGCCTTTCGCCGCCTGCGCCTGGTGGGCCCCGACGCGACCCGCGACATCAACCAGCTGGTCCTCAACTTCTGCCTTCCCGTCCTGGTCTTCCTCTCCCTTCACCACGCCACCCTGTCGTGGTCGTACGCGGTCATCCCGGCGATCGCCTGGTTCTCGATCCTGCTCGGCGCCGGCGCCGGCTGGGTGATCGCGCGCCTGGGTCGCCTCTCGAAGGCCCAGGCAGGGGCGGTCATGCTGCTCATGGCCTTCGGCAACACCGCCTTCATCGGCTATCCCGTCCTCTCCGCGCTTTACGGGCCTGATCACCTGACCGTCGGCATCTTCTACGATCAGCTCGGCACCTCGGTCCTGCTCAACACGCTCGGGATCGCGATCGCGAGCGGCGCAAGCGGCGCGTCGGTCCGGCCGCTCGAGCTGGTTCGCAAGCTCTTGGCCTTCCCGCCCCTCTACGCCCTGGTCCTGGGCTTCGCGCTGCACGGCGTTTCGATCGCTCCCTGGCTGGAGGGCGCCCTGCTGCGGGTCGCCGACATGACGACGCCGCTCATCATGTTCTCCCTGGGCCTCGCGATCCGGCCGGGCAACTGGCGCCAGGACTCGCACCTGGTCGGAGCGGTGGTGCTGGTGCGGCTGGTCCTCGTCCCGCTGGCGGTCCTCGCGGCGGCGAGGCTCTTCGGCTTGCCGCCGGCCTTCCTGCAGGCCTCGGTGCTGCAGGCGGCCATGCCGGCCATGCTGTCGTGCCTGTCGATCGCGGTGATCTACGGGCTGGACGTGGTGTTCGTCGTGAACGGCCTGATGGCGACCCTGTTCTGCGGCCTGGTGACCCTGCCCGTCTGGTACTGGCTGCTGGGGCTTTGAGCACGCCCTCTCAAATCTGCTAGGATGGTGAAAACAGGCGGTGGCCGCGATTTCCCGCGCCTGTGTCGATCCGCACCGTGCTTGAAGGAGCCCCCATGTCCGCAGCCGAAGACCGTGCCCGCTTTGCCCGTGACCTCCGCACGTCGGTGGGGGGCATGTTCCTCACGGTGGTGGCCTACAGCGCGATCGTCGTCTGGCTGTGGAAGGTCGCGCCCGCCGCGCAGAACCCGACCCTCAACCTCCTCGAGGTCGTCTTCCTCGTGGTGGCCAACGCCCTGTTGCTCGCGGGCTTCATCTACTGGCGCAAGCTGCCCACCAAGAAGATGAAGGAGCTTCCCGCCCGCAAGTTCGGCAAGGCAGAGCGCGAGCCGGGCCCCACCCCGCGCGCGATCGCCCTGCGCACGCAGACCTTCATCGTGGCGGCCATGCTAGAGGCCCCCGCCGTCCTCGGCCTGGTCCTGCACGCGATGGGGGCCCCCACGTCCCACTCGCTGACCTACATCGGCGCGAGCGCCCTCGGCGTGCTCTGGCTCTGGATCGCCATCCCCGCCAAGGCGCAAGAGGTCCTCGCTTGAGCCGCCCGCTCAAGTTCCTGCACGTCGCCGACCTCCACCTGGGCGCCACCCCGTACCACCACGAGGAGCGCAGCAAGGACTTCTTCCGCGCGCTGCACCACGTCGTCGTCCGCTACGGGGTGGAGGAGGGCGTGGACTTCGTCGTGATCGCCGGCGATCTCTTCGACAAGCGCAACATCGAGCCGCGGGTCCTGACCCAGGCGACCGTCGTCTTCAAGGAGCTCAAGGAGGCGGGGATCCCGGTCTTCGCCATCGAGGGCAACCACGACCGCTCGGGCCACGCGAGCCAGGTCACCTGGCTGCGCTACCTGTCGGACTGGGGCTGGTTCCGCCTGCTCGAGCCCGAGCACCAGGAGGACGGCAGCATCGTGCTGAACCCCTGGAGCGACGAGGAGCACCACGGGGGCTACCTGGACTTCAAGGGCGTGAGGATCGTGGGATCCAGGTGGTACGGGGCCACCACCGCCGCGGTCATCAAGCCGCTGGCGGACGCCATCGCGCGGCTTCCCGGCGATCCCTACACCCTCCTGATGTTCCACACGGGGCTGGACGGCTACCTCGACCACTACTCGGGCGGCGTCACCCACCACCAGCTCAAGCCCTTCAAGGAGGCCGGCGTCCACTACCTGGCGCTCGGCCACATCCACAAGCGCTACGAGGAGTCGGGCTGGATCTACAACCCGGGCAGCCTGGAGGCCGCCAACGTGGGCGAGTACCGCGAGGAGCGCGGGGCCTACCTGGTCGAGATCGACCCCGAGGCGCGCACCCACGTCGCCACCCACATCACCGACTACCCTTCGCGCCCCTTCCACCGCCTGAAGCTGGACGTGAGTCCCTTCGCCTCGCCCGAGGAGACGATGGAGGCGATCGAGGCCCACCTGAGGCGCGAGTGGCCGCGGTGCAAGCCCAAGTGGCCCACCGACGAGACGGTCGCCAAGCCCGTGGTGGAGCTGACCCTCCACGGGACCCTCGGCTTCAAGCGCCACGAGCTGGACCTGGACGCGGTCGCTCAGCTCATCGTCGCGCACTGCGATCCCTTGCTGCCCCGCGTGAAGTACGACGCCATCCCCGCCGAGTACGCGGTGGCGCCGGGGGCGGCCATCGGCATGGACCGAAAGGAGCTGGAGCGCCAGGTGGTCAAGGACCTGGTGAGCCGGGATGCGCGCTACCAGCCCAGGGCCGAGGCCTACGGCCAGGTCGTGCTCTCCCTGAAGCAGCAGGCGATCGCAGGGGCGCCCCCCGCCGAGATCGCCTCGTACCTGACCCGGGCCCTGTCGGAGCTCGGTTAATGAACGCCATGGCTTCGCCGGCGATCACCCCCCCTTGCGTCCCCCCCATCGAGGGGGGGAAAGGGTTATAAGATGCACATCGTCTCGGTCGAGCTGGAGAACATCAAGCGGTACACCCACGACCGCTTCGAGTTCATGCTGGGCACCAACGCCATCTCCGGGCCCAACGGCGCGGGCAAGTCCACCATCCTCGAAGCCATCGGCTTCGCCCTCTTCGACAGCCTCCCCTACAAGAAGGAGGACTTCCTGCGCCGGGGCGCGACGACGGGCACCGTGCGGGTGACCTTCGAGTCCGGGGTGGACGAGCGCGAGTACACGGTCGTCCGCAACACCAAGTCCACCTACTACGTCTACGACCCCGCGACCAAGACCCGCGTGGCCGAGCAGAAGACGGACGTGCTCGCCTGGCTGCGCGAGCACCTGGGGGTCGCGCCCGACACCGACCTGGACGAGTTCTTCCGCACCACCATCGGCGTGCCGCAGGGCACCTTCACCGCGGTCTTCATGGACACCGCCACGCGCCGCAAGGCCGTGTTCGACCGCATCCTGAGGGTCGAGGAGTACCGCCAGTCCTCGGATGCCCTCAAGGAGACGCTGCAGCACTTCCAGGGCCGGATCAACGAGGCCGACAAGGAGCTTGCGGGCTACCAGGGACGCCTCCTGCGCATGCCGGACCTCGAGGTGCAGCAGGCCCAGCTCGAGACCGAGCAGCGCTCGACCGAGGAGCGCCTCTCGCGCGCCACCAAGGAGCTCGCCCTCTATCAGGGGCGCCTCGTCGAGGTGGACGCCCTGGAGAAGGCAATCGCCCAGGATCGGCGCGACCTCGAGACCCTCGGGACCAGGCGCGATTACGCCCGCAAGGAGCGCGACGCGGCCCAGGCGCGCGTCGGCGAGGCCGAGCGCGCCATGAGCGAGCGCAAGGCCCTCGAAGGCGATTACCGGGCGTATCAGGCCGCGGAGAAGGACCTCACCGCGCTTCAAGCCGATCTCAAGGCCCGTGACGCCCTCAGGTCCGAGCGCGCCGGGGTGCAGCGCAAGCTGGACGAGGCGACCTTCGCGCTGCAGACCCTCGCGTCGCGCTTGACGGCGCTCGAAAAGGACGCCGAGGCCCGCGAGGCCCTGCGGCCCCAGGTCGAGGCCCAGGCGAGGCACGAGGCGGCGCTCTCGGACCTCAAGGCCAAGCTCTTGGAACTCAAGGCCCTCGAAGAGCGCCTCGCGCGGACCCGCGCCGAGCATGCCACCTGGGCCGAGCGCCTGAGCAAGATCGAGGCCGAGCTCGGCGCCATCGACGCACTCGCCGAGGCGCCCCTTCGCGTCGCGACCCTGGAGGCCTCGCTCAAGGAGCAGGAAGCGTTGCTTGCGGCATTTCGCGAGGCCGAGTTGCAGCGCAAGGAGCGCGAGAGCCGCCGCAAGCTGCTCGAGGAGGAGGCCGCCAGGGAGCGCCGCGCCGTCACGGCCCACGCCGCGACCCTGGCCGAGAAGGAGCCGCTGCGCAAGATCGCTGCTCAGCTCGACGCCCTGACCGAGCAGGGGCAGGCCCTGCGCGATCGCCTCTCGTTGGTGGAGGCCGAGCTTGCGCGCGATCGCCAGGCTTCGACCCAGTTCCAGGCCGGCAACCTGTGCCCCATCCTCAACGTCGGCTGCCCCATCCTCGAAGGCCAGTCGCCCGAGGCTTACTACCAAGACGTCATCGCCCAGGGCGAGGCCAAGGCCAAGGCCCTGGGCGCGGAGATCCTGGACCTGCGCAGGCGCTGGAAAGAGGCGAGCGACGCGAGCAAGCAGGTCGCCACGCTCGACGGCGTGCGCTTGCAGCACGACGAGGCCAAGCTCGCGCTCGAAAAGCACGAGGCGGCGCTCGCCGCTCTGGCCAAGGCGGACGCCGCCGTCGCGGGCGCTTCGGCCGAGGGCGAGGCGCTTTCGCGCGCCATCGCGACGGCCCGCGAGGCCTTGACCAAGGCCCAGGCCGAGGCGGGGCGCTACGCCCAGCGCGAGGGCCTCGCCACCCAGCGCGACGCCGTGGTCAAGGAGCAGGCCGATCGCCGCTCGGCCATCGAGGCCGACGAAGCGGCGGCCAAGGCCCACGGCGCGCTCGCCGAGCGTCTCGCTGCCGTCGAGCAGGAGCTTGTACAGCTGGGGGATCCCCGCTCGCGCGACCGGGCCCTGGAGCGCGCGATCGCCGAGCGCCCCCGGCTCGAGGCCGAGCGTTCCGCTCAGGCCACCGCGGCTCGGGAGCAGACCGCTGCGCTTTCGGCCCTGGACGAGCGCCTTTTGCCCTTCGCCGAACTCGACACGCGCCTGCTGCAAGCGGGCGATCGCAAGAAGGCGTCGGAGGCGGGTTACCAGCGTTACCTCGCGGTGGCCGGTGTCGCCGACGAGCTTGCGGCTCGCCATCAGGCCCACCGGGACGCGCTTTCGCGTCTCGAGGCGATCGAAGGTGAGCTTGCGGCCCTTGCTTCCACTTCGAGCGAGCGCAGTGCCGCCTACCAGGCCGAGGAGCACGCGAGCCTGCGCGAGCGGGTCGAGGGCCTCAAGGCCGAGGCGATCCGCTTCGAGCAGGCGGTGGGCTTTCTCGTGCAGCAGCTGGAGCGCACCCGAGCGGAGATGCGCGAGCTCTCCCGGGTGCAGGAGGAGATGAAGGAGGCGATCGCCGCGCGCGAGCGCCTGGTGGCCGATGCGTCCTTCGTCGAGTTCGCCCGTGGCACCCTCAAGGAGGCGGGCCCCTTCATCACCGAGGCCTACCTCATGACCATCTCGCTGGAGGCCGACCGCCTCTTCCGCGAGATCACGGGCCACCACCAGGTGCATCTGCGCTGGAGCAACGACTACGAGATCCTGCTCGAGGAGGAGGGACGCGATCGCCCCTTCAACAACCTCTCGGGCGGCGAGCAGATGGCCGCGGCCCTCTCGGTTCGCCTCGCCCTCCTCAAGGAGACCTCGAGCGTGGACATGGCCTTCTTCGACGAGCCGACCACCAACATGGACGAGAACCGGCGCAGCAACCTCGCGCACCAGATCGGCGAGATCAGGACGTTCAAGCAGCTGTTCGTGATCAGCCACGACGACACCTTCGAGCAGTGGACGGATCACGTGGTCCGGGTGGCCGAGCGATAGCACGCAACCGAGCCAAGTCCCACCTTTTCGGCGTGTGACCTTGCTCACCCCCTGAAAACCGTCGCTTCTTCGGAGGTGCGGGTCAGGGGCTGTTTTGGGCGGCGAAGAACGGGCAAGCGCAAAGCGCCCGCCGACAGGGCCACCTGGGCGAAACGCACGTACGGGCCCCAGGGTGTCCCGTGTTAAAAAATGGGCATCGAAAGTTCACCACTGGCCCACGAACTCACCTGAACCGATTCGCAGGATGGATTTCCTCTCAATGAACGAAGATTTCACGTCGTGAAGCGTGCCGGTGGTCTCGCCTCTGATCAATCGGGGCGAATGAGAAGGAAGGATGGGAACGGTATGCGCGTGAATCACCTCAACGGTCTTCTGCTCGGTCTCGCCCTCGTCACCGCCAGCGGTTGCAGCACCGCGCCCACCGCGGCCCCTGCCGCCCCGAACCCCGTGGTCCACCCGGTCCAGCAGCTCGAGCCCGCCGGCGCAGTGCCGGCGCAGGTCGCCCCCGCACCGCTGGCGGCTTCTCCCTGCAACCCCTGCGACGGCGTCGGGGCCTACGGCGCCCCCTACGGTCCCTACGGAGGTGCCCCGTACTACCCCTACACGGGCATTCCCCTGCCCGGCTACGCCACCTTCTTCGACCCGTTCGCCGTCCCGGTCGTCGACAACATCTCGAGCAACGTCTCCCCCTCCAACGTCGTCCAGGACTCGAGCATCAGCATCACCGGCAACAACAACACGGTGATCATCAAGCAGGGCGGCCGCGGCGGCGGGCGAATCGACGGCCTGGACGTGACCGTCGACGGCAACGGGAACACGGTCGAGGTCAAGCAGGGTCGCGATCGCAAGAATAACGACAAACCGGTCTAATCGGCGAATTTTTCTCGCGCGCAGGGGGCGGACTTGGTCCGCCCCCTGCGCTTTTTTCATCGAGCGAGCAGGGGTCGAAGTAAGCGACCGAAATCCCTGCCATCGCAGCTGTGAGCTTGCTCACGCCGGGGAAACCCGTGCTTATCCGGAAAGACGGATGCCGGGCCGATTTCATCCCCCGAGATCGATCAAGCGTGAAGCGCCTGGTGACAGGCCCGCTTAGGCGAAACGCACGTATGGGTGATCTGCTCTCCCGTGATAAAAATTGACCATCGAAAGTTTGATGACCGGCTCAGTCGATCAAATGAATCCCGAGATTGAAGCGAAGTCCTCTTAACTCACCCGGATTTCCCGCCGAGAAACGTGCCGGTTATCTCGCCTCGGTTCGAGCGAGGCGAACGTGAAGGAAGGATGGGAACGGTATGCGCATGAACCACTTCAACGGTCTTCTGCTTGGTCTCGCCCTCGTCGCCGCCAGCGGTTGCAGCACCGCGCCCACCGCGGCCCCTGCCAACCCGGCCCCGGTCCTGCCGGTCCAGCCCGCCGGCGGTCAGCCCGTGCAGCAGCTGGCGCCGGTGGACCCCTGCCCGCAGCCGGTCGCCCCCGCACCGCTGGCGGCCGATCCCTGCAACCCCTGCGACGGCATCGGAGGCTACGGCGCCCCCTACGGTCCCTACGGCGGCGCTCCGTACTATCCCTACGGGGCGGGCCTCAGCACCGTCTTCTTCGATCCCTTCGCCTTCAACTCGGTGGTCCTCGATACGGTCGTCGTCCAAGACGACGTGAGGCCCAACAACGTCATCCGCGACACGGACGTCACCATCACGGGCAACCGCAACCAGGTCGTCTTCAACCAGGGTGGGCACGGCGGGAGCCGGATCGACAACCTGGGCGTCACGATCGACGGCAACAACAACTCGGTCAAGATCAAGCAGGGTGCTCGCCGCAAGTAACCCCGGAGCCCGTTTTTTCGAGGCGTGCCTCCACGAGAGAAGGAAAGACTGAATGCGAATGAACGCTTATCACGGTCTGGTGGTCGGCCTCACGGCCGCGATGGTCACGGTCGGCGGTTGCAGCACCGCGCCGAGCGCTCCGGCCGAGCCGGCTCGACCGGATCCGGCCCCGATCCTGCCGAACGGCGGCCAGCCGATGCAGCAGGTGGCTCCGCCCGTGTCGGATCCCTGCCCTCAGCCCCCCGTGGCGCAGACGACCGATCCCTGCCCGCAGCCGCTGCCCCCGGCGCCGCTCGCGACGAACCCCTGCAACCCCTGCGACGGCATCGGCGGCTACGGTCCCTACGGCGCCCCCTACGGCCCCTACGGGTACGGCGGCTACCCCTTCTTCGCGAACGCCATCCCCTTCTTCTTCGACGATGTCGTCGTCTTCGACGACGACCACCGGCCGCACCGTCGTAACCGGGATCGCGACCACAACGGCCACGGGAACGGCGGCGGATCGAACCACGGTGGCGGCTGGCAGGGCGGTGGTGGATCGAGCGGAGACGGCTGGCACGGCGGCGGCGATCGCCCGGGCCGCGGCGAGGGTCGCGGGAGCGGGCGAGGCGAAGGCCGCGGCGCTCGGCGCTAGACAGGCATCATCGAGAGCTGGCCTCGCCCATCCCATCCGGCGAGCTAGGCGAGCGCCCCCCG
Above is a window of Pantanalinema sp. DNA encoding:
- a CDS encoding SMC family ATPase, which codes for MHIVSVELENIKRYTHDRFEFMLGTNAISGPNGAGKSTILEAIGFALFDSLPYKKEDFLRRGATTGTVRVTFESGVDEREYTVVRNTKSTYYVYDPATKTRVAEQKTDVLAWLREHLGVAPDTDLDEFFRTTIGVPQGTFTAVFMDTATRRKAVFDRILRVEEYRQSSDALKETLQHFQGRINEADKELAGYQGRLLRMPDLEVQQAQLETEQRSTEERLSRATKELALYQGRLVEVDALEKAIAQDRRDLETLGTRRDYARKERDAAQARVGEAERAMSERKALEGDYRAYQAAEKDLTALQADLKARDALRSERAGVQRKLDEATFALQTLASRLTALEKDAEAREALRPQVEAQARHEAALSDLKAKLLELKALEERLARTRAEHATWAERLSKIEAELGAIDALAEAPLRVATLEASLKEQEALLAAFREAELQRKERESRRKLLEEEAARERRAVTAHAATLAEKEPLRKIAAQLDALTEQGQALRDRLSLVEAELARDRQASTQFQAGNLCPILNVGCPILEGQSPEAYYQDVIAQGEAKAKALGAEILDLRRRWKEASDASKQVATLDGVRLQHDEAKLALEKHEAALAALAKADAAVAGASAEGEALSRAIATAREALTKAQAEAGRYAQREGLATQRDAVVKEQADRRSAIEADEAAAKAHGALAERLAAVEQELVQLGDPRSRDRALERAIAERPRLEAERSAQATAAREQTAALSALDERLLPFAELDTRLLQAGDRKKASEAGYQRYLAVAGVADELAARHQAHRDALSRLEAIEGELAALASTSSERSAAYQAEEHASLRERVEGLKAEAIRFEQAVGFLVQQLERTRAEMRELSRVQEEMKEAIAARERLVADASFVEFARGTLKEAGPFITEAYLMTISLEADRLFREITGHHQVHLRWSNDYEILLEEEGRDRPFNNLSGGEQMAAALSVRLALLKETSSVDMAFFDEPTTNMDENRRSNLAHQIGEIRTFKQLFVISHDDTFEQWTDHVVRVAER